A genomic stretch from Enterobacter oligotrophicus includes:
- a CDS encoding MBL fold metallo-hydrolase → MNYRIIPVTAFSQNCSLIWCEQTKLAALVDPGGDAEKIKQEVAASGVTLMQILLTHGHLDHVGAAAELAEHYGVPVIGPEKEDEFWLQGLPAQSRMFGLDECLPLTPDRWLNEGDSVTVGNVTLQVLHCPGHTPGHIVFFDGQSRLLISGDVIFKGGVGRSDFPRGDHGQLIQSIKQTLLPLGDDVTFIPGHGPMSTLGYERLHNPFLQDEMPVW, encoded by the coding sequence ATGAACTATCGTATTATTCCGGTTACCGCGTTCTCCCAGAATTGTTCATTAATCTGGTGCGAGCAAACCAAACTGGCCGCGCTTGTCGATCCCGGCGGTGACGCCGAGAAAATCAAGCAAGAGGTCGCAGCCAGCGGTGTCACGCTGATGCAAATTTTGCTGACTCATGGTCATCTTGATCATGTGGGTGCTGCGGCGGAGCTGGCTGAACACTACGGTGTGCCGGTGATTGGCCCGGAAAAAGAAGATGAGTTCTGGCTGCAGGGGTTACCCGCCCAAAGCCGCATGTTTGGCCTTGATGAGTGTCTGCCGTTGACGCCCGATCGCTGGTTGAACGAAGGAGATAGCGTAACCGTAGGGAATGTGACTTTACAGGTGTTGCATTGTCCTGGGCATACGCCAGGCCATATCGTCTTCTTTGATGGCCAGTCCCGTCTGCTGATTTCCGGCGATGTGATTTTCAAAGGCGGCGTAGGACGCAGCGATTTCCCGCGTGGCGATCACGGGCAGTTGATTCAGTCAATTAAACAGACGTTGTTGCCGCTGGGTGATGATGTGACGTTTATTCCTGGACACGGTCCGATGTCAACGCTGGGCTATGAACGGTTGCATAATCCGTTCCTTCAGGATGAAATGCCTGTCTGGTAA
- the aspC gene encoding aspartate transaminase, translated as MFENITAAPADPILGLADLFRADDRPGKINLGIGVYKDETGKTPVLTSVKKAEQYLLENETTKNYLGIDGIPEFGRCTQELLFGKGSAIVSDKRARTAQTPGGTGALRVAADFLAKNTSVKRVWVSNPSWPNHKSVFNSAGLEVREYAYYDAANHSLDFDGLLASLNEAQAGDVVLFHGCCHNPTGIDPTLEQWEQLAKLSVEKGWLPLFDFAYQGFARGLEEDAEGLRAFAAVHQELIVASSYSKNFGLYNERVGACTLVAADDQTVDRAFSQMKSVIRANYSNPPAHGASVVATILSNDALRAIWEQELNDMRQRIQRMRLLFVNTLAEKGADRDFSFIIKQNGMFSFSGLTKEQVLRLREEFGVYAVASGRVNVAGMTPDNMAPLCEAIVAVL; from the coding sequence ATGTTTGAGAACATTACTGCCGCTCCTGCCGACCCAATTCTGGGCCTGGCCGATCTGTTTCGTGCCGACGACCGCCCTGGCAAAATCAACCTGGGTATTGGTGTATATAAAGATGAAACCGGCAAAACTCCGGTACTGACCAGTGTGAAAAAAGCTGAGCAGTATCTGCTGGAAAACGAAACCACCAAAAACTACCTCGGTATTGATGGTATCCCTGAATTTGGTCGTTGTACTCAGGAGCTGCTGTTCGGTAAAGGCAGTGCAATTGTGAGTGACAAACGTGCGCGCACGGCACAAACCCCTGGCGGTACAGGCGCATTGCGCGTTGCGGCGGATTTCCTTGCGAAAAACACCTCGGTTAAACGTGTCTGGGTAAGTAACCCAAGCTGGCCAAACCATAAAAGCGTCTTTAACTCTGCTGGCCTGGAAGTGCGTGAATACGCCTACTACGACGCCGCAAACCACTCGCTGGATTTCGATGGCCTGCTGGCCAGCCTGAACGAAGCGCAGGCGGGGGATGTGGTGCTGTTCCACGGCTGCTGCCACAACCCAACCGGTATCGATCCAACGCTGGAACAGTGGGAACAGCTGGCAAAACTGTCCGTTGAAAAAGGCTGGCTGCCCCTGTTCGACTTCGCCTATCAGGGCTTCGCCCGTGGTCTGGAAGAAGATGCTGAAGGCCTGCGTGCGTTCGCCGCGGTGCATCAGGAACTGATCGTCGCGAGTTCCTATTCCAAGAACTTCGGCCTGTATAACGAGCGTGTGGGGGCCTGTACGCTGGTCGCTGCTGACGATCAGACCGTTGATCGCGCATTCAGCCAGATGAAATCCGTCATTCGCGCTAACTACTCCAACCCACCGGCTCACGGTGCGTCTGTTGTTGCTACTATCCTGAGCAACGATGCCCTGCGCGCTATCTGGGAGCAAGAACTGAACGATATGCGTCAACGCATTCAGCGTATGCGCCTGCTGTTCGTGAATACACTGGCAGAAAAAGGTGCTGACCGTGATTTCAGCTTTATCATTAAGCAAAACGGCATGTTCTCTTTCAGCGGTCTGACCAAAGAACAGGTGCTGCGCCTGCGTGAAGAGTTCGGTGTATACGCTGTTGCCTCTGGCCGTGTAAACGTTGCGGGTATGACGCCAGACAACATGGCACCGCTGTGTGAAGCGATTGTCGCGGTGCTGTAA
- a CDS encoding porin: MMKRNILAVVIPALLVAGAANAAEIYNKNGNKLDFYGKVNGEHDFVTTGDDTNSTDGTYAQIGFKGETQINDQLTGYGQWEYRFMANQPEGGNQSNKNRLAFAGLKAGDAGSIDYGRNYGIVYDVESYTDMAPSFSGMTWGGNYVDNFMTSRSTGLLTYRNSDFFGLVDGLSLGVQYQGKNDRADVNTSNGDGVGYSLGYDFGEGFGAIASYSNANRTLNQKADGQGDKAEAWGVGLKYDANNIYLATTYAETRNTTRTGSSGDAGFANKTQNFEVVAQYQFDFGLRPAISYVQTKGKDLAAVGGFSGGDADLAKFVQVGATYYFNKNFNVWADYYINLLDKDDAYVSEVGGINGNDDMAAVGVTYQF; encoded by the coding sequence ATGATGAAGCGCAATATCCTGGCAGTGGTTATCCCTGCCCTGCTGGTAGCCGGTGCAGCAAATGCTGCAGAAATCTATAACAAGAACGGCAACAAACTGGACTTCTACGGTAAAGTTAACGGCGAGCACGATTTCGTGACCACCGGCGACGACACCAATAGCACTGATGGTACTTACGCACAGATTGGCTTCAAAGGCGAAACCCAGATCAACGATCAACTGACCGGTTACGGCCAGTGGGAATACCGTTTCATGGCTAATCAGCCTGAAGGCGGCAACCAGTCCAACAAAAACCGTCTGGCTTTCGCTGGTCTGAAAGCAGGTGACGCTGGCAGCATCGACTACGGTCGTAACTACGGTATCGTTTACGACGTAGAATCTTACACCGATATGGCACCGTCCTTCTCCGGTATGACCTGGGGCGGTAACTACGTCGATAACTTTATGACCAGCCGTAGCACCGGCTTGCTGACCTACCGTAACAGCGATTTCTTCGGTCTGGTTGACGGTCTGAGCCTGGGCGTACAGTACCAGGGCAAAAACGACCGTGCTGACGTTAACACCTCTAACGGTGATGGCGTAGGTTACTCTCTGGGTTACGATTTCGGCGAAGGCTTCGGTGCAATCGCATCTTACAGCAACGCTAACCGTACTCTGAATCAGAAAGCTGATGGCCAGGGCGATAAAGCTGAAGCATGGGGTGTCGGTCTGAAATACGACGCTAACAACATCTACCTGGCAACCACCTATGCTGAAACCCGTAACACTACCCGTACTGGTTCTAGCGGTGATGCTGGTTTTGCTAACAAAACCCAGAACTTCGAAGTTGTTGCTCAGTACCAGTTCGACTTCGGCCTGCGTCCGGCAATTTCCTACGTCCAGACCAAAGGTAAAGACCTGGCTGCCGTCGGTGGCTTCAGCGGTGGCGATGCAGATCTGGCGAAATTCGTTCAGGTTGGCGCGACTTACTACTTCAACAAAAACTTCAACGTGTGGGCTGACTACTACATCAACCTGCTGGACAAAGACGACGCATACGTGTCTGAAGTTGGCGGCATCAACGGCAACGACGACATGGCTGCTGTTGGCGTAACTTACCAGTTCTAA
- the asnS gene encoding asparagine--tRNA ligase, with protein sequence MSVVPVADVLQGRVAVDQEVTVRGWVRTRRDSKAGISFLAVYDGSCFDPVQAVINNSLPNYNDDVLRLTTGCSVIVTGVVVASPGQGQSFEIQATAIEVTGWVEDPDTYPMAAKRHSIEYLREVAHLRPRTNLIGAVARVRHTLAQALHRFFDEQGYFWVSTPLITASDTEGAGEMFRVSTLDMENLPRTPEGKVDYDKDFFGKESFLTVSGQLNGETYACALSKIYTFGPTFRAENSNTSRHLAEFWMLEPEVAFADLNDVAGLAEAMLKYVFRAVLEERADDMKFFAERVDSDAVARLERFVSADFAQVDYTDAVAILEKCGEKFENPVYWGVDLASEHERYLAEKHFKAPVVVKNYPKDIKAFYMRLNEDGKTVAAMDVLAPGIGEIIGGSQREERLDVLDARMAEMGLNKEDYWWYRDLRRYGTVPHSGFGLGFERLIAYVTGVQNVRDVIPFPRTPRSATF encoded by the coding sequence ATGAGCGTTGTGCCTGTAGCCGACGTACTCCAGGGCCGTGTCGCCGTTGACCAAGAAGTCACCGTGCGCGGATGGGTGCGTACTCGCCGAGATTCTAAAGCTGGCATCTCCTTCCTTGCCGTCTATGACGGTTCCTGCTTTGATCCTGTACAGGCCGTCATTAATAATTCTCTGCCCAATTACAATGATGACGTTCTGCGCCTGACAACGGGTTGTTCCGTTATCGTTACCGGCGTTGTTGTCGCATCGCCTGGTCAGGGTCAGAGTTTCGAAATTCAGGCAACTGCGATTGAGGTCACCGGCTGGGTTGAAGATCCGGATACCTACCCGATGGCGGCAAAACGTCACAGCATCGAGTATCTGCGTGAAGTGGCGCACCTGCGCCCGCGTACCAACCTGATTGGTGCGGTTGCTCGCGTGCGTCATACGCTGGCACAGGCGCTGCACCGCTTCTTCGATGAGCAAGGTTACTTCTGGGTATCCACCCCGCTGATTACCGCTTCCGATACGGAAGGTGCGGGTGAAATGTTCCGCGTCTCAACGCTGGATATGGAAAACCTGCCGCGCACGCCGGAAGGCAAAGTGGACTACGACAAAGATTTCTTTGGTAAAGAGTCCTTCCTGACGGTATCTGGCCAGCTCAACGGTGAAACCTACGCCTGCGCACTGTCGAAGATCTATACTTTCGGCCCAACCTTCCGTGCTGAAAACTCCAACACCAGCCGTCACCTGGCGGAATTCTGGATGCTGGAGCCGGAAGTGGCGTTCGCGGATCTGAATGATGTTGCAGGCCTGGCTGAAGCAATGCTGAAATATGTCTTCAGGGCGGTGCTTGAAGAACGTGCTGACGACATGAAATTCTTCGCAGAGCGTGTAGACAGTGATGCCGTTGCGCGTCTGGAGCGTTTCGTTTCCGCAGATTTCGCTCAGGTGGATTACACCGATGCGGTCGCCATCCTTGAGAAATGCGGTGAGAAATTCGAGAACCCGGTTTACTGGGGCGTTGACCTGGCTTCTGAGCATGAGCGTTATCTTGCAGAGAAACACTTCAAAGCACCAGTCGTCGTTAAAAACTACCCGAAAGATATTAAGGCGTTCTATATGCGCCTTAACGAAGACGGTAAAACGGTTGCCGCAATGGACGTTCTGGCTCCGGGCATTGGTGAGATCATCGGTGGTTCGCAGCGTGAAGAGCGCCTGGACGTACTGGATGCGCGTATGGCTGAGATGGGTCTCAATAAAGAAGACTACTGGTGGTATCGCGATCTGCGCCGTTACGGTACCGTACCGCATTCCGGTTTCGGTCTTGGCTTTGAGCGTCTGATTGCTTACGTAACGGGTGTTCAGAACGTGCGTGACGTTATTCCTTTCCCACGCACTCCACGCAGCGCAACCTTCTAA
- the pncB gene encoding nicotinate phosphoribosyltransferase, whose product MTQFASPVLHTLLDTDAYKLHMQQAVFHHYHDVHVAAEFRCRGDDLLGIYADSIREQVDAMQHLALQDDEYQWLSGLPFFKADYLNWLRDFRYNPQQVTITNENGKLDIRLEGPWREVIMWEVPLLAVISELAHRYRSPETGVKQAVASLENKLVEFSHLTDDLDMSRFRLMDFGTRRRFSREVQQAIVERLQQEPWFVGTSNYDLARRLDLTPMGTQAHEWFQAHQQISPDLANSQRAALAAWLDEYPDQLGIALTDCITMDAFLRDFGPEFAERYQGLRHDSGDPVEWGEKAIAHYEKLGIDPMSKVLVFSDNLDLAKAVDLYRHFSSRVNLSFGIGTRLTCDIPQVKPLNIVIKLVECNGKPVAKLSDSPGKTICHDKAFVRALRKAFDLPQVKKAS is encoded by the coding sequence ATGACTCAATTCGCTTCTCCTGTTCTGCATACGTTGCTGGATACCGACGCGTATAAACTGCATATGCAGCAAGCCGTTTTCCACCATTATCATGATGTCCATGTGGCGGCTGAGTTTCGCTGCCGTGGCGACGACTTGCTGGGTATCTACGCAGACTCCATTCGTGAACAGGTCGATGCCATGCAGCATCTGGCGCTGCAGGACGACGAATATCAGTGGCTTTCCGGCCTACCTTTCTTTAAAGCCGATTATCTGAACTGGCTGCGCGATTTCCGCTATAACCCGCAGCAGGTCACCATCACCAATGAAAACGGCAAACTGGACATCCGGCTTGAAGGTCCGTGGCGTGAAGTGATCATGTGGGAAGTACCGCTTCTGGCCGTGATCAGTGAGCTGGCTCACCGCTATCGCTCTCCGGAAACCGGCGTTAAGCAGGCGGTTGCTTCGCTGGAAAACAAACTGGTTGAGTTCTCACATCTGACCGACGATCTGGATATGTCCCGCTTCCGCCTGATGGACTTTGGCACGCGCCGCCGTTTCTCGCGTGAGGTTCAGCAGGCCATCGTTGAGCGTTTGCAGCAAGAGCCGTGGTTTGTGGGGACCAGTAATTACGATCTGGCGCGTCGTCTGGACCTGACGCCAATGGGCACCCAGGCACATGAATGGTTCCAGGCGCATCAGCAAATCAGCCCCGATCTGGCTAACAGCCAGCGTGCTGCACTTGCCGCGTGGCTGGATGAGTACCCGGACCAGTTGGGTATCGCCCTTACCGACTGCATTACAATGGATGCTTTCCTGCGCGACTTTGGCCCCGAATTCGCTGAGCGCTATCAGGGTTTACGCCATGACTCCGGCGATCCCGTTGAATGGGGCGAGAAGGCCATTGCCCATTACGAAAAACTGGGCATTGACCCGATGAGCAAGGTGCTGGTCTTCTCTGATAACCTTGATTTAGCAAAAGCCGTCGATCTCTATCGCCATTTCTCCTCCAGAGTAAACCTGAGCTTTGGGATTGGGACCCGTTTGACCTGCGATATTCCTCAGGTGAAACCGCTGAACATCGTCATAAAACTGGTGGAATGTAACGGCAAGCCGGTCGCGAAACTCTCCGACAGCCCCGGTAAAACCATCTGCCATGACAAAGCGTTTGTTCGCGCATTGCGCAAAGCGTTCGATCTGCCACAGGTTAAAAAAGCCAGTTAA
- the pepN gene encoding aminopeptidase N, translated as MTQQPQTKYRHDYRAPDYLISDIDLTFDLDATKTVVTAVSQVTRQSATAVPLRLDGEDLTLVFLHINDEAWSDYKEENNQLVINNLPERFTLSIVNEISPAANTALEGLYQSGVALCTQCEAEGFRHITWYLDRPDVLARFTTKIIADKTLYPFLLSNGNRVGEGELENGRHWVQWQDPFPKPCYLFALVAGDFDVLRDTFKTRSGREVALELFVDRGNLDRAPWAMTSLINSMKWDEERFGLEYDLDIYMIVAVDFFNMGAMENKGLNVFNSKYVLARTDTATDKDYLDIERVIGHEYFHNWTGNRVTCRDWFQLSLKEGLTVFRDQEFSSDLGSRAVNRINNVRTMRGLQFAEDASPMAHPIRPDKVIEMNNFYTLTVYEKGAEIIRMIHTLLGEENFQKGMQLYFERHDGSAATCDDFVQAMEDASNVDLSHFRRWYSQAGTPVVTVKDDYNPETEQYTLTISQRTPPTAEQEEKHPLHIPFSIELYDNEGKVIPLQKGGHPVHHVLNVTQAEQTFIFDNVYFQPVPALLCEFSAPVKLEYKWSDQQLTFLMRHARNDFSRWDAAQSLLATYIKLNVNRHQQGQPLSLPIHVADAFRAILLDEKIDPALAAEILTLPAASEIAELFDIIDPIAIVAVREALTRTLATELADEFLAIYNANKLDAYRVEHADIGKRSLRNTCLRYLAFGEVELANTLVSKQYHEADNMTDALAALAASVAAELPCRDALMQEYDDKWYQDGLVMDKWFILQATSPAADALSKVRSLLKHRSFTMSNPNRVRSLIGAFASSNPAAFHAEDGSGYQFMVEMLTELNSRNPQVASRLIEPLIRLKRYDAKRQAKMRAALEQLKGLENLSGDLYEKITKALA; from the coding sequence ATGACACAACAGCCACAAACCAAATACCGCCACGACTATCGTGCGCCGGATTACCTGATTAGCGATATCGATCTGACTTTTGACCTGGATGCCACTAAAACCGTTGTCACGGCGGTCAGTCAGGTGACGCGCCAGAGCGCGACAGCAGTGCCGCTGCGTCTTGATGGTGAAGACCTGACGCTGGTCTTCCTGCATATTAATGATGAAGCATGGTCAGACTATAAAGAAGAAAATAACCAGTTGGTTATCAACAACCTGCCTGAGCGCTTCACGCTGAGCATCGTCAATGAAATCAGCCCTGCTGCGAACACGGCACTGGAAGGGCTTTACCAGTCCGGCGTGGCGTTGTGTACCCAGTGTGAAGCGGAAGGCTTCCGTCATATTACCTGGTATCTCGATCGCCCGGACGTGCTGGCCCGCTTCACCACTAAAATCATCGCCGATAAAACCCTCTATCCGTTCCTGCTCTCCAACGGTAACCGCGTCGGTGAAGGCGAACTGGAAAACGGGCGTCACTGGGTGCAGTGGCAGGACCCGTTCCCGAAACCGTGCTACCTGTTTGCGCTGGTAGCCGGTGATTTCGACGTGCTGCGCGATACCTTTAAAACCCGCTCTGGCCGCGAAGTAGCGCTGGAATTGTTTGTTGATCGTGGCAACCTTGACCGTGCGCCGTGGGCGATGACCTCGCTTATCAACTCCATGAAGTGGGACGAAGAGCGTTTTGGCCTCGAATACGATCTCGACATCTATATGATCGTCGCCGTCGATTTCTTCAACATGGGCGCAATGGAGAATAAAGGCCTCAACGTCTTTAACTCCAAATACGTGCTGGCGCGTACCGATACCGCCACCGATAAAGACTATCTCGATATTGAACGCGTCATCGGCCACGAGTATTTCCATAACTGGACCGGTAACCGCGTCACCTGCCGCGACTGGTTCCAGTTGAGCCTCAAAGAGGGCCTGACCGTTTTCCGCGATCAGGAGTTCAGCTCCGATCTGGGTTCACGCGCGGTGAACCGCATCAACAACGTGCGCACCATGCGCGGCCTGCAGTTTGCGGAAGACGCCAGTCCAATGGCGCACCCAATTCGCCCGGATAAAGTCATTGAGATGAACAACTTCTACACCCTGACGGTGTATGAAAAGGGTGCAGAAATCATCCGTATGATCCATACCCTGCTGGGCGAAGAGAACTTCCAGAAAGGGATGCAGCTCTACTTCGAACGTCACGACGGCAGCGCCGCCACCTGCGACGACTTCGTGCAGGCGATGGAAGACGCGTCTAATGTCGATCTCTCTCACTTCCGCCGCTGGTACAGCCAGGCCGGTACGCCGGTGGTGACCGTCAAAGACGATTACAACCCGGAAACCGAGCAGTACACTCTGACCATCAGCCAGCGCACGCCGCCTACGGCCGAGCAGGAAGAGAAACACCCGCTGCACATCCCGTTCAGCATTGAGCTGTACGACAATGAAGGCAAAGTGATCCCGTTGCAGAAGGGCGGTCATCCGGTACACCACGTACTGAACGTGACCCAGGCCGAGCAGACCTTTATTTTCGATAACGTCTATTTCCAGCCGGTGCCTGCGCTGCTGTGCGAATTCTCAGCGCCAGTGAAGCTGGAGTATAAGTGGAGCGATCAGCAACTGACGTTCCTGATGCGTCACGCGCGCAACGATTTCTCCCGCTGGGATGCGGCGCAAAGCCTGCTGGCAACGTACATCAAGCTGAACGTGAACCGTCACCAGCAGGGCCAGCCGCTGTCTCTGCCGATCCATGTTGCTGACGCATTCCGCGCCATCCTGCTGGACGAGAAGATTGATCCGGCGCTGGCGGCTGAAATTCTGACCTTGCCAGCGGCCAGTGAAATCGCCGAGCTGTTCGATATTATCGACCCGATTGCTATTGTTGCTGTGCGTGAAGCGCTGACCCGTACTCTGGCAACCGAGCTTGCGGATGAGTTCCTGGCGATCTACAACGCCAACAAGCTGGATGCGTATCGCGTAGAACATGCCGATATCGGTAAACGCTCCCTGCGTAATACCTGCCTGCGCTATCTGGCCTTTGGTGAAGTGGAACTGGCGAATACGCTGGTGAGCAAGCAGTATCATGAAGCCGATAACATGACCGATGCGCTGGCTGCTTTAGCTGCAAGCGTTGCTGCCGAGTTGCCGTGCCGTGATGCGCTGATGCAGGAGTACGACGACAAGTGGTATCAGGATGGTCTGGTGATGGACAAGTGGTTCATTCTGCAGGCCACCAGCCCGGCGGCCGATGCCCTCAGCAAAGTACGCAGCCTGCTGAAGCACCGTTCGTTCACCATGAGCAATCCGAACCGCGTGCGTTCCCTGATTGGTGCGTTTGCCAGCAGCAACCCGGCCGCATTCCATGCGGAAGACGGCAGCGGTTATCAGTTTATGGTTGAGATGCTGACCGAGCTGAACAGCCGCAACCCACAGGTGGCGTCACGGTTGATTGAGCCGCTGATCCGCCTGAAACGCTACGATGCGAAGCGTCAGGCGAAAATGCGTGCCGCGCTTGAGCAGTTGAAAGGGCTGGAAAATCTGTCTGGCGATCTGTACGAGAAGATTACTAAGGCGCTGGCCTGA
- the ssuB gene encoding aliphatic sulfonates ABC transporter ATP-binding protein encodes MNTARLTQGTPLLLNGVTKRYGDNTILNALDLHIPAGQFVAVVGRSGGGKSTLLRLLAGLEAPNDGAILAGTTPLANIQDDTRMMFQDARLLPWKTVIDNVGLGLKGSWRDNARQALAAVGLENRADEWPAALSGGQKQRVALARALIHRPGLLLLDEPLGALDALTRIEMQDLIESLWQTHGFTVLLVTHDVSEAVAMADRVLLIEEGKIGLDLTVDIPRPRRVGSAKLAELEAEVLDRVMKRGSAELQRIKANA; translated from the coding sequence ATGAATACTGCCCGACTGACTCAGGGGACGCCGTTATTACTGAACGGCGTAACCAAACGCTATGGTGATAACACCATTCTTAATGCGCTGGATCTGCATATTCCTGCCGGACAGTTTGTGGCCGTAGTTGGTCGCAGCGGCGGCGGTAAGAGTACACTGTTGCGCCTTTTGGCCGGTCTGGAAGCACCAAACGACGGTGCAATTCTGGCGGGCACGACACCACTGGCCAATATTCAGGACGATACCCGCATGATGTTTCAGGACGCGCGCCTGCTGCCGTGGAAAACGGTAATTGATAACGTCGGGCTGGGTCTGAAAGGTAGCTGGCGGGATAACGCGCGTCAGGCGCTGGCCGCCGTCGGGCTGGAGAATCGCGCGGACGAATGGCCTGCGGCGCTGTCAGGCGGGCAAAAGCAACGCGTGGCGCTGGCTCGTGCATTGATTCACCGTCCTGGTCTTCTGCTGCTTGATGAACCGCTTGGTGCGCTTGATGCCCTGACGCGTATCGAAATGCAGGATTTGATTGAATCCCTCTGGCAGACACACGGCTTTACGGTGCTGCTGGTAACGCATGACGTCAGCGAAGCCGTGGCGATGGCCGACCGTGTGCTGTTAATAGAAGAGGGGAAAATTGGACTGGATCTGACGGTGGATATCCCGCGTCCTCGACGTGTCGGTTCGGCAAAACTGGCAGAGCTGGAGGCGGAGGTGTTGGATCGGGTGATGAAGCGTGGGAGTGCGGAGTTACAGCGGATCAAAGCTAATGCCTGA